A portion of the Poecile atricapillus isolate bPoeAtr1 chromosome 7, bPoeAtr1.hap1, whole genome shotgun sequence genome contains these proteins:
- the TMCO1 gene encoding calcium load-activated calcium channel produces MSTMFADTLLIVFISVCTALLAEGITWVLVYRTDKYKRLKAEVEKQSKKLEKKKETITESAGRQQKKKIERQEEKLKNNNRDLSMVRMKSMFAIGFCFTALMGMFNSIFDGRVVAKLPFIPLSYIQGLSHRNLLGEDYTDCSFIFLYILCTMSIRQNIQKMLGLAPSRAATKQAGGFLGPPPQAGKFS; encoded by the exons aTGAGCACCATGTTCGCCGACACCCTCCTCATCGTCTTCATCTCCGTCTGCACCGCGCTGCTGGCCGAGG GTATAACTTGGGTGCTGGTCTATCGGACAGACAAATACAAGAGATTAAAGGCTGAAGTGGAAAAGCAGAGCAAGAAAT tggaaaagaagaaagaaacaataacTGAATCAGCAGGCCgacagcagaaaaagaagataG AGAGACAAGAGGAGAAACTGAAGAATAACAACAGAGACTTGTCAATG GTTCGGATGAAATCCATGTTTGCCATTGGCTTCTGCTTCACTGCCTTGATGGGAATGTTCAACTCCAT ATTTGACGGCCGAGTGGTGGCAAAGCTTCCGTTTATCCCCCTCTCCTACATCCAAGGTCTCTCCCACCGCAACCTCCTGGGTGAGGATTACACTGACTgctccttcatcttcctctaCATTCTCTGCACCATGTCAATCAGACAG AACATCCAGAAGATGCTGGGCCTTGCTCCTTCCCGGGCTGCCACCAAGCAGGCAGGAGGCTTCCTTGGCCCCCCACCTCAGGCAGGGAAGTTCTCCTGA